A genomic window from Syntrophorhabdaceae bacterium includes:
- a CDS encoding phenylacetate--CoA ligase — protein MTGSSAFIGGEKDLLAFQLQGLKWTARHAYLGSSFYKRRFDEAKVKPEDIQSLDDLRRLPFTTSKDLQEGYPFPLLSVPFEEVVRIHASSGTTGKRKVLSYTAKDVDDWANMFARCYEYADCTVNDRIQIAVGYGVWTAGVGFQNGCERFGAMAVPVGPGNLDMQCQFLEDLGTTVLCCTASMGLLMAEEIDKRDLRGKIALKKMIFGSERSSEAMRTRISDLSGVAPDQLFDIPGLTELYGPGTGLDCIHHKGIHYWADYYILEILNPETLEPVAPGEVGEMVVTTLRKEGAPLVRYRTRDLSRIMPEKCPCGRVMPLHDKILGRSDDMFIFRAVNIYPSHIDQILSHIEKVGSEYQIVLTRKEDGKDYMAVKVERAPGANGGDDSQIIRAIAKDIKKQIMVSCDVEIVDYGGLPRSERKTKRVFDNRD, from the coding sequence ATGACGGGAAGTTCTGCATTCATAGGGGGAGAAAAAGACCTCCTCGCCTTTCAGCTTCAGGGGCTTAAGTGGACGGCCCGGCATGCGTATCTGGGCTCGTCGTTTTACAAGAGAAGGTTTGACGAGGCGAAAGTAAAGCCTGAAGACATACAAAGCCTCGACGATTTAAGGCGGCTGCCTTTTACCACGAGCAAGGACCTGCAGGAAGGATACCCTTTCCCCCTGCTCAGCGTGCCTTTCGAAGAGGTGGTCCGGATCCACGCGTCGAGCGGCACCACGGGCAAACGGAAGGTCCTGAGCTACACAGCAAAGGACGTAGACGATTGGGCGAACATGTTTGCCAGGTGCTACGAATATGCGGACTGCACCGTGAACGACCGCATTCAGATCGCGGTAGGCTACGGCGTCTGGACCGCGGGGGTAGGGTTCCAGAACGGCTGCGAACGGTTCGGGGCCATGGCCGTTCCCGTGGGGCCGGGAAACCTGGACATGCAGTGCCAGTTCCTCGAAGACCTGGGGACCACGGTCCTGTGCTGTACCGCCTCCATGGGGCTTCTCATGGCGGAGGAGATCGACAAGCGGGATTTAAGGGGCAAGATCGCCCTCAAAAAGATGATCTTCGGCTCCGAGCGCTCGAGCGAGGCCATGAGGACAAGGATTTCAGACCTCTCGGGCGTGGCGCCGGACCAGCTTTTCGATATCCCGGGCCTTACCGAGCTCTATGGACCGGGAACAGGTCTCGACTGTATCCACCACAAGGGAATCCATTACTGGGCGGACTACTATATCCTCGAGATCCTGAACCCCGAGACCCTGGAGCCCGTGGCGCCGGGCGAGGTGGGGGAGATGGTGGTGACCACCTTGCGAAAGGAGGGCGCTCCCCTCGTCAGGTACAGGACCAGGGACCTCTCGCGGATCATGCCTGAAAAGTGCCCCTGCGGCCGGGTGATGCCCCTGCACGACAAGATCCTCGGGAGGTCCGACGACATGTTCATCTTCAGGGCCGTCAACATCTACCCGAGCCATATCGATCAGATCCTCTCCCACATAGAAAAGGTGGGGAGCGAATACCAGATCGTCCTCACGCGGAAGGAAGATGGGAAGGACTATATGGCGGTAAAGGTGGAAAGGGCGCCGGGCGCAAATGGCGGGGACGATTCGCAGATCATAAGAGCCATCGCCAAGGATATCAAGAAACAGATCATGGTGAGCTGCGATGTCGAAATCGTCGATTACGGCGGCCTGCCGAGATCGGAGAGAAAGACCAAACGGGTCTTCGATAACAGAGACTAA
- a CDS encoding (2Fe-2S)-binding protein has product MKKEISFTLNNEKVMVEVDPKWTLLHVIREVLEMTGTKEGCGYGECGACTVIVDGKAVDSCLYPVMEAEGKVITTIEGLAAKTGGLDPVQAAFVKEGAIQCGFCIPGMIMSAKALLDEKPAPSDDEIKESIEGNLCRCTGYVKILDAVKSIAGGR; this is encoded by the coding sequence ATGAAAAAAGAGATATCCTTTACGTTAAATAATGAAAAGGTGATGGTGGAAGTCGATCCCAAATGGACGCTCCTCCATGTGATCAGGGAAGTGCTCGAGATGACGGGAACGAAGGAGGGCTGCGGATACGGAGAATGCGGCGCCTGCACGGTCATTGTCGACGGCAAGGCAGTAGATTCCTGCCTCTATCCCGTGATGGAAGCGGAGGGCAAGGTGATTACGACGATCGAGGGTCTTGCCGCGAAGACGGGCGGGCTCGACCCGGTGCAGGCGGCCTTCGTGAAGGAGGGGGCCATTCAGTGCGGCTTTTGCATACCGGGCATGATCATGTCCGCGAAGGCCCTTCTCGATGAGAAGCCCGCGCCTTCTGACGATGAGATCAAAGAGAGCATCGAAGGCAACCTGTGCAGGTGCACGGGGTACGTGAAGATCCTCGATGCAGTCAAATCCATTGCAGGCGGGAGGTGA
- a CDS encoding FAD binding domain-containing protein yields the protein MTGCEYYKPQTLKEALDLAGSLENWAYIAGGTDVMVLMRQKKIRPAHLISLRNVGAICAVDTGSGLTLGSGVTMSEINGNETIRKRYSALVDATSNVGSKQIRNVATVGGNICNAAPSADSACPLLVLDAGVCIMGPGGERVTAIDDFLVGPNKVAMEKGEIVTSFKIPALGANTGSAYIKHTRRQAMDLPILGIAARITIRIDGDEVGCKDAFCTIDSISHIVTRLEEEKVICEDVRIAMGVVAPRPIRAKKAEEALRGKVISEALFREIGEIAASESQPRDSVRGEAWYRRDMVKVLTKRAILKAIDRVVRPDDVIFPERLW from the coding sequence GTGACAGGATGTGAATACTATAAGCCACAGACACTCAAAGAAGCGCTCGATCTGGCGGGGAGCCTGGAGAACTGGGCCTACATCGCCGGGGGCACGGATGTCATGGTGCTCATGAGGCAGAAGAAGATCCGGCCCGCGCACCTGATTTCACTCAGGAACGTGGGCGCCATCTGCGCGGTCGACACGGGTTCGGGACTTACCCTCGGAAGCGGGGTAACCATGAGCGAGATCAACGGGAACGAAACGATCAGGAAGCGTTACAGCGCCCTGGTTGACGCCACGAGCAATGTGGGCTCGAAGCAGATACGGAATGTGGCCACCGTGGGAGGCAACATCTGTAATGCCGCCCCTTCGGCCGATTCGGCGTGCCCGCTGCTCGTCCTCGATGCGGGAGTCTGCATTATGGGCCCCGGCGGCGAGCGCGTGACGGCGATCGACGATTTCCTCGTGGGACCCAATAAGGTTGCCATGGAGAAGGGGGAGATCGTGACCTCCTTCAAGATACCCGCCTTAGGGGCAAATACCGGCTCCGCCTATATCAAACACACGAGAAGGCAGGCCATGGACCTCCCCATACTCGGGATCGCGGCGCGGATAACCATAAGGATCGACGGCGATGAGGTGGGCTGCAAGGATGCCTTTTGCACCATCGATTCCATCTCCCATATCGTGACGCGACTCGAGGAGGAAAAGGTCATCTGCGAGGACGTGAGGATCGCGATGGGGGTGGTCGCGCCGAGGCCGATCCGGGCGAAGAAGGCCGAGGAGGCCCTCAGGGGAAAGGTCATATCGGAGGCGTTGTTTCGGGAGATCGGGGAGATCGCGGCCTCCGAGTCTCAGCCGCGGGACAGCGTCCGCGGCGAAGCATGGTACCGACGGGACATGGTGAAGGTGCTTACGAAAAGGGCGATCCTGAAGGCCATAGACCGCGTGGTCAGGCCCGACGACGTCATATTTCCCGAAAGGCTTTGGTAA
- a CDS encoding xanthine dehydrogenase family protein molybdopterin-binding subunit translates to MSVPTIVGQKIPKKDAPLKATGGAIYIQDLKLPGMLYGRILYSKYPHARIVNIDTSKARELPGVRAVITAADVPNNFRFGFLKDNPPLKSGKVLSMRDEVAAVAAISPEIAEEALDLIQVDYEELPGIFDPMEAMKEGAPLVHEEFKSNVLKMPWKFVAGDVEAAKKESAFVVEDTFSTPWVTHCCLGTSGCIACFDTNNNLVMYSNTQIPSLAQNDFIEALKAFGHKNRKVRVIQAVIGGGFGSKLDTYAYEYIAILLAMETRKPVKIVFSREEEFFATSPRQCTVTKISQGCDKDGRLTFREMEMVLDNGAYTSWGATTPSVMMVPISSLYKVPNIHYTAKCVYTNNTYSQAMRGYGNPQATFAIESLLDQLAEKAGIDPVEIRRINANEPGELTPQNFKITSCGMKECIEEVVTRLNWKEKRGKHNGRGVGMAALIHVGGAARVYKSDGCGTIIKVDDNGKVDVITGSSEIGQGSETIISQIVAEVIGVPMDDINVINNDTDVCPWDVGAHASRTTFVAGNSALGAAKKIRAQIMEIAAKNLKESPESLDMQDGVIFAVHDKEKNITLSKVLRKAHYTPGGRMLVAEHFYDPPNENFDQTFRGNLSVSYAYGAHGAEVEVDRETGKVKILNYVAAHDVGKALNPMLLEAQIHGGGLMGIGYALGEKMVFEKGVLKNGNFLDYKMPTARDVPPVQAVIVETDEQDGPFGAKGIGEPGLVPTAPAIANAIYDAVGVRIKDLPITPEKILKALKEKEAR, encoded by the coding sequence ATGAGCGTACCGACCATTGTAGGACAGAAAATCCCGAAAAAAGATGCGCCCCTCAAGGCTACGGGCGGGGCAATCTACATACAGGACCTCAAGCTTCCGGGCATGCTCTACGGGAGGATACTTTATAGTAAATACCCCCACGCCCGGATCGTAAATATCGACACGAGCAAAGCGCGGGAGCTTCCCGGGGTGCGGGCGGTGATCACTGCCGCCGACGTGCCGAACAACTTCAGGTTCGGCTTCCTGAAGGACAACCCGCCCCTTAAGTCGGGTAAAGTGCTCTCCATGAGGGATGAAGTGGCCGCCGTGGCAGCCATAAGTCCCGAGATCGCCGAAGAGGCCCTCGACCTGATCCAGGTTGATTACGAGGAATTGCCGGGCATATTCGACCCAATGGAGGCCATGAAGGAAGGGGCGCCCCTGGTCCATGAGGAGTTCAAATCGAACGTGCTCAAGATGCCGTGGAAATTCGTGGCCGGCGACGTGGAGGCAGCGAAGAAGGAGTCCGCCTTTGTGGTGGAGGATACTTTCAGCACCCCCTGGGTGACCCACTGCTGCCTGGGCACGAGCGGATGCATCGCGTGCTTCGATACGAACAACAACCTCGTCATGTACAGCAACACCCAGATACCCTCCCTGGCCCAGAACGATTTCATCGAGGCCCTGAAGGCCTTCGGCCACAAGAACAGGAAAGTGAGGGTGATCCAGGCAGTGATAGGCGGCGGCTTCGGCAGCAAGCTCGATACCTATGCCTATGAATATATCGCTATCCTCCTCGCCATGGAGACGAGAAAGCCGGTAAAGATAGTCTTTTCGAGGGAAGAGGAGTTCTTCGCCACGTCCCCGCGGCAGTGCACGGTCACGAAGATCTCCCAGGGGTGCGACAAGGACGGCAGGCTCACCTTCCGCGAGATGGAGATGGTCCTCGACAACGGCGCCTACACGTCGTGGGGCGCGACCACGCCTTCGGTCATGATGGTGCCCATCTCGTCGCTGTACAAGGTGCCGAATATCCACTATACGGCAAAGTGCGTCTACACGAACAATACCTACAGCCAGGCCATGAGGGGGTACGGAAATCCCCAGGCGACCTTTGCCATCGAGTCGCTCCTCGACCAGCTCGCGGAGAAGGCGGGCATCGATCCTGTCGAGATACGGCGCATCAATGCGAATGAGCCGGGCGAGCTCACGCCGCAGAATTTCAAGATCACCTCCTGCGGCATGAAGGAGTGCATAGAAGAGGTGGTGACGCGCCTCAACTGGAAAGAGAAGCGGGGGAAACATAACGGCAGGGGCGTGGGCATGGCGGCCCTTATCCACGTGGGGGGCGCGGCACGGGTCTATAAGTCCGACGGGTGCGGCACCATCATAAAAGTTGACGACAACGGAAAAGTGGACGTCATTACGGGCTCCTCCGAGATCGGCCAGGGCTCGGAGACGATCATCTCCCAGATAGTGGCCGAGGTGATCGGCGTCCCCATGGACGACATCAACGTGATCAATAACGACACTGACGTCTGCCCCTGGGATGTGGGGGCCCATGCGAGCAGGACCACCTTCGTGGCGGGCAATTCAGCCCTCGGCGCGGCGAAAAAGATCAGGGCCCAGATAATGGAGATCGCGGCGAAGAACCTGAAAGAATCCCCGGAATCCCTCGACATGCAGGACGGCGTCATATTTGCGGTTCACGACAAGGAGAAGAACATTACCCTCTCCAAGGTCCTGAGGAAAGCCCATTATACCCCTGGAGGACGGATGCTGGTGGCGGAGCATTTCTACGATCCGCCAAACGAGAACTTCGATCAGACCTTCAGGGGCAATCTCTCTGTATCCTACGCCTACGGGGCCCATGGGGCGGAAGTGGAGGTGGACAGGGAGACGGGAAAGGTGAAGATCCTCAACTACGTGGCTGCCCACGACGTGGGGAAGGCCTTAAACCCCATGCTCCTCGAGGCGCAGATCCACGGCGGAGGATTGATGGGGATCGGGTATGCCCTGGGAGAGAAGATGGTATTCGAAAAGGGCGTCCTCAAGAACGGCAATTTCCTCGATTACAAGATGCCCACCGCACGGGATGTGCCCCCGGTCCAGGCCGTGATAGTGGAGACGGACGAGCAGGACGGACCCTTCGGCGCAAAAGGCATCGGCGAGCCCGGCCTCGTTCCCACGGCGCCCGCCATCGCGAATGCCATCTATGACGCGGTAGGCGTGAGGATCAAGGACCTGCCCATCACGCCGGAGAAGATCCTGAAGGCGCTAAAGGAAAAAGAAGCACGCTGA
- a CDS encoding hydantoinase B/oxoprolinase family protein: protein MARTFDPITLEILWRRLISIVDEADGSVARTAFSSLLRDAHDYTCMFTDRKGRELAQGTFATPGQSGAMALGIKNLVRKYPLDFYREGDVFITNDPWALAGHLNDVCVMSPIFYKNQLVAFTACVFHHSDIGGRVASDNHDVFEEGLFIPLVKLYDKGVLNEAVLDMIRWNVRTPEEVVGDIRSQIAANHVCGEKIRQMLQESGLEDLDDLADQIIGLTEKSMRGEIEKIPDGEYLATGRIEQQAGREDILINAKVEVRGSDILVDLEGSSGHVNWGGNVVFNFTYAYVFMAVKSMFAPDIPNNEGCATPIVLTAPEATVVNCKFPVAVAARMGVGHFLTEVIYRALADVLPTRVIAGSGGTPAAMNVFYGRRIDGKPWHSVIIRGGGMGAGAMNDGNYVYIFPANGANTPVEIFESDTPLIVERRELLADSGGIGRTKGGLGKREVFRVPDDEYAPIPPVNLGIQAGRYIHPAEGLFGGKTGTKAQFLVNGKAGNSYGLTQLVPGDVVTIDAPGGGGYGKALERDPELVAFDVAQGYVSLESARDDYGVVLDPVTLAVRQEETEKIRG, encoded by the coding sequence ATGGCGCGTACATTTGATCCGATCACACTGGAGATTTTGTGGCGGAGATTGATCTCCATCGTTGACGAGGCGGACGGCAGCGTGGCCCGCACGGCATTCTCGAGTCTTCTCCGTGATGCCCACGACTACACCTGTATGTTTACCGACCGGAAAGGTCGGGAGCTGGCCCAGGGAACGTTCGCGACCCCGGGTCAGTCGGGCGCCATGGCGCTGGGCATAAAGAACCTGGTGCGCAAGTACCCTCTGGACTTCTACCGGGAGGGGGACGTCTTCATCACCAATGATCCCTGGGCCCTGGCCGGCCATCTCAACGACGTCTGCGTCATGAGCCCCATCTTCTATAAGAACCAGCTCGTGGCATTCACTGCCTGCGTTTTTCACCACTCCGACATCGGGGGACGGGTGGCTTCCGACAACCACGACGTGTTCGAGGAAGGTCTTTTCATACCTCTGGTCAAGCTCTACGATAAGGGCGTCCTCAACGAGGCGGTCCTCGACATGATCCGCTGGAACGTGCGGACCCCCGAGGAGGTAGTGGGCGACATCAGGTCCCAGATCGCCGCGAACCATGTGTGCGGTGAAAAGATACGGCAGATGCTTCAGGAGAGCGGACTTGAAGACCTCGACGACCTGGCCGACCAGATCATCGGCCTTACCGAGAAGAGCATGAGGGGAGAGATCGAGAAGATCCCCGATGGTGAGTATCTTGCCACCGGCAGAATCGAGCAGCAGGCAGGGCGGGAAGATATCCTTATCAATGCCAAGGTGGAAGTGAGGGGGAGCGATATCCTCGTCGACCTCGAAGGCTCCTCGGGACACGTGAACTGGGGCGGCAACGTGGTCTTCAATTTCACCTACGCCTATGTCTTTATGGCAGTCAAGAGCATGTTCGCCCCCGACATCCCGAATAACGAGGGATGCGCTACGCCCATCGTGCTGACCGCGCCGGAGGCCACGGTGGTGAACTGCAAGTTCCCCGTTGCCGTGGCCGCGAGAATGGGAGTCGGCCATTTTCTGACCGAAGTGATCTACCGCGCCCTCGCCGACGTACTGCCCACCCGTGTAATCGCGGGCTCCGGCGGCACACCGGCGGCCATGAACGTCTTCTATGGCCGGAGAATTGACGGAAAGCCCTGGCATTCGGTGATCATAAGGGGAGGTGGCATGGGGGCAGGGGCCATGAACGACGGCAATTACGTCTACATATTCCCGGCAAACGGGGCAAATACGCCGGTCGAGATATTCGAAAGCGACACCCCTCTCATCGTGGAGAGAAGGGAGCTTCTCGCCGATTCGGGGGGCATCGGCCGGACGAAGGGCGGCCTTGGAAAAAGGGAAGTCTTTCGCGTGCCCGATGACGAATATGCGCCTATTCCTCCCGTCAACCTCGGCATTCAGGCGGGCAGATATATCCATCCCGCGGAGGGCCTTTTCGGGGGAAAAACCGGCACGAAAGCCCAATTTCTGGTAAACGGAAAGGCGGGCAACTCCTATGGCCTCACCCAGCTCGTCCCGGGCGATGTGGTGACGATCGACGCCCCCGGAGGGGGCGGTTACGGGAAGGCCTTGGAGCGCGACCCCGAGCTCGTGGCATTCGATGTGGCCCAGGGCTATGTGAGCCTTGAGAGCGCGAGAGACGACTATGGCGTGGTCCTCGATCCGGTGACCCTTGCGGTCAGGCAGGAGGAGACGGAGAAGATCAGGGGATGA